The segment TATTTAAATCAATTATTAATGGAATTCCTATCTCACCAAGCTGAAATGTAAGATAGAGATTTCTTTCAAGATTTGATGCATCTACTATATTAACTATCAATTTTGGTTTTTCATGAAGAATAAAATCCCTTGCTATGCGCTCTTCTAACGTATATGAAGTAAGGCTATAGGTACCAGGCAAATCAACCAGTTCTATTTTATCTCCTTGAAATTTAAATATCCCTGTTTTCTTCTCAACAGTTACACCAGGATAATTAGCTATATGCTGTCTTGCACCAGTAAGAAGATTAAAAATAGTGGATTTACCAGAATTTGGCTGACCTGCAACTGCTACTATAATTTTTTCTTTTTTCATAATAGCTCTACCTCAATACATTTAGCCTCAGAATGACGAAGGCTAACATGATATCCTCTAACAATAAACTCAACTGGGTCTATAAGTGGTGCATTACGAACCACTTTTACCTTTGTTCCAGGTATAAATCCCATATCCATTAAACGCTGCCCTACAGCACCACCTATATTTATTCTTATAATTCGACATTCTTGACCAGGCTTTATCTCATCTAAGGTTGTTACTTTATGTTCCTTCATAAAATTTAAATTATATTGCATTTTAATTTCAATTTCAATAAATAGCAAAAAAAATTTTTTTGTCAAGAGGTTTGACAAAATTAATTTTT is part of the Candidatus Desulfofervidus auxilii genome and harbors:
- a CDS encoding ferrous iron transport protein A, which translates into the protein MKEHKVTTLDEIKPGQECRIIRINIGGAVGQRLMDMGFIPGTKVKVVRNAPLIDPVEFIVRGYHVSLRHSEAKCIEVELL